CGGAAACGGCCGCGCATTACTTCGCTACGTACCATAAGATGATAGTTGCTCATTTTCAAATGGTCTTGCATCTCCTCATTGGTTTCGACTTTAGCTGGATGTAAGTCGATAATCTTAACAATCCAATCCGCTGCTGTACCCGTGGTTGCCACTTTTAGTTTTGCCAAAATATCTCCTGCCAAAGTAAAATCTTCTTCCATAACTTCAGTCTCAAAAACCAGAACATCTGAGCGTCGCGCAGCAAAGCGTTGGTCATCCGTCATGTATTTTCTTGGCGTGAATACGGATTTTACATCCTCGGAATAAGGTACTGGCTTTTTGATATCACTGATAAACTGTATTCCCGAAACCTCATTAGACTCAGATGCAAGTTCTTGATTTTCTGATAAAAACATTTCTTTCTTCTGTACGCCATTTGGGGGCCATGTATCATATTGCTTCCATTCTTTACGACCTGAATCAAACACATATGCTTCGGGCAAACCCGAGTTTTTGTCACCTGCTCCTTTCAGAAAATGATTAAAAAACTTCGTTTCAATATTTTCTTGGTAGAATTCCGATATTTCATCTCCAAAGTAATAGTTGCCAACAACCGTGCGTCCATCCCTTTTGGACCATCTACCATGGTCCCAAGGACCAAAAACCATGGTATTGTAGTTCTCCGGATTGTATTTTTCAATGTTCTTGTAGGTTTCCAACGGACCATAAAGATCTTCAGCATCAAACCAACCGCCAACTACCATGGTTGCTACGTGAGATTTCACATTTTTTAAATGCTGAATAATTCCCCTACTTTGCCAAAGTTCATCATAATTAGGGTGTTCCTTTAATTCGTTCCAAAAGAAATCATCGGTCATAGCATCAGGGGCTATAGAGGCTCTATCCTTTATATCATACTCAAAGAAAGAATTAAGGTTGCTAAGAGATCCTTTATCCAAGAAAAATTGGTATTGATCTTCCGTACCAATATCAGGTAATGTATACCATGCCGTATCTATAGGCTGGTCACCGTTTGGTCTTGGCGTTCCAAACAATGAAGTTGCCCTAAAATAGCTTAGCAAATAAGCCCCATTATGATGAAAATCATCAAAAAAGAAATCTCCTATGCTCGCTTGGGGAGAGGCCGCTTTTAATGCCGGATGAGCATCTACCGTAGCGTAGGTAGCATAAAATCCGGGATAAGAAATACCCCAGATGCCCACATTACCGTTGTTGTTTTCAACATTATTTACAAGCCACTCAATTGTATCATAAGTATCAGAGCTTTCGTCCACGCCTGCATCCGAAGTTTTGTTTGGAATATATGCCCGCATATTCTCATAACTGCCTTCGCTAAGCCACCTACCCCGCACATCTTGATATACTACAATATAGCCTTCTTCCATCATGTGTATGTTGGGAGCTATTTTTTCTTTAAATTGATTCTCTCCATAGGGCCTAGAACTATAAGGCGTACGCTGCATGATGATAGGATACGCTTTGGATGTATCCTTTGGGGAATAGATTGTCGTATGCAATTTTATGCCATCCCTCATGGTAATATCCACTTCTTTTTTAGTATAGTTGTCCGCAACGTAACTAGTTGAAACTTCAGTATCAGAAGAAGACTTCTTGGTTTTTGAGCAAGAACCTAAGAGAATCGAGACAAATACAAGTGTGAGGAAAATTTTAAAATTGAATTTTGGCATAGCTATACGTTTAAGTTCTAAAACTAGTAAAGTTGAATTAAGAATACGAAAAATAATCAGGGAAAATCCAAGTTGTCTGTTCTAGCGCAACTGAGAACCGAGTAAATCTAGATATCTCATCTGTGTTCAATATGGTATAAAACCAAAAAAAGGAACCGAATTCGGTTCCTTTTTAATATCGGGTTATTACTGTCACTAAAGCCCAAAAGTGGTCTTCACATCAGCAACTTTATCCAATTTCTCCCATGTAAAGAGTTCCACTTCTTTTTCTATTCTTCCATTATAAGGCGACTCAAAAATCTTGTTGACGGTTTTGGGCTCTTTTCCCATAT
The nucleotide sequence above comes from Flagellimonas sp. HMM57. Encoded proteins:
- a CDS encoding CocE/NonD family hydrolase — protein: MPKFNFKIFLTLVFVSILLGSCSKTKKSSSDTEVSTSYVADNYTKKEVDITMRDGIKLHTTIYSPKDTSKAYPIIMQRTPYSSRPYGENQFKEKIAPNIHMMEEGYIVVYQDVRGRWLSEGSYENMRAYIPNKTSDAGVDESSDTYDTIEWLVNNVENNNGNVGIWGISYPGFYATYATVDAHPALKAASPQASIGDFFFDDFHHNGAYLLSYFRATSLFGTPRPNGDQPIDTAWYTLPDIGTEDQYQFFLDKGSLSNLNSFFEYDIKDRASIAPDAMTDDFFWNELKEHPNYDELWQSRGIIQHLKNVKSHVATMVVGGWFDAEDLYGPLETYKNIEKYNPENYNTMVFGPWDHGRWSKRDGRTVVGNYYFGDEISEFYQENIETKFFNHFLKGAGDKNSGLPEAYVFDSGRKEWKQYDTWPPNGVQKKEMFLSENQELASESNEVSGIQFISDIKKPVPYSEDVKSVFTPRKYMTDDQRFAARRSDVLVFETEVMEEDFTLAGDILAKLKVATTGTAADWIVKIIDLHPAKVETNEEMQDHLKMSNYHLMVRSEVMRGRFRNSFTNPEPFTPNQKTEVNIKLQDVFHTIKKGHKLQVQVQSTWFPLIDLNPQTYVENIFKANEEDFKTQTHTVFTDSSIEFSVLK